A window of Yoonia sp. SS1-5 genomic DNA:
GGCTCATGCGTGCCATGAAGCCTCGAACGCCTTCGCCGTTTCGGTTGGACCCCGTGAAACATTGGCAGATCGTCGCCCAAGGCGCTGGCAAAGATTTCAGTCACATCTCTGGCAATCAAGTCTCGGCGGTTCTTTTGAATATCAGTCGAAATAATTGCTCGGGCTGAGACCGGTCGCCTTGATGAACATTGTCGAAAAACTGCTTGGGGTGTTGTAGCCCAGCCGATAAGCAATTGTGCTGACGCTGTCGCCCAAGGCCAGACCTTCTATTGCTTTGACGACCTTTAGCTGCTTGCGCCATTCGCCAAAGCTCATGTGTGTGGCTGCCCGAAATTTGCGGGCAAATGACCGCTCGCTCATACCTGCCATTGCGGCCCAATGCGCGATTTCGTTCTCATCGCCGGGCTCGTCTTTCAGGTGTTCCGTTACAAGTCGGATTTGCGGATCATGTACGTCGGGCAAACTGAGCGGGGCATCGGGTAGCACGCGAATTCTGTCGATCAGGACAAGACATAAACGGTGGTCCGGCCCGTCTGCGTCGTACTCCCAATCCATATCAGACACTTCGTTGATCAGGGCGCGCGTTAGCGGATCGACCTGAACCACGCTGCAACGCTCGGGCAGATCGCGGCACAGCTCAGGTGCGAAAAAAATGCCGCGGAACGCGAATTGGCGCGGAAAGAATGCGCCATGTTTGCAATTCGGCGGAACCCAGACGGCGCGGTTGGACGGGACAACAAAAATCCCGTCCTGCGATTGAAATGTGATCGAACCGCGTTCGGTGAACACAAGCTGGCCACGCTTGTGACTGTGCATCGGGATTTGGCGCGGCCCGACCCCGTTCCGCGCAATGCCGACGATCATGTTGCGGGCCACATCTGCCGCATCAGGGTTTTTTTGCATTTTGGCTGCTTCTCAAACAATTTTGGCAGAACATCGTTTGCTGGCCATTCAACGACGACCTAAGTCAATTTGCAAGAGCAAGCTGGGAACCAAAAGCGAGGATCGGGAATGTCGAAATTCACACTGAACGGCAAAGTCATCGAAGCGGATGTTTCAGACGACATCCGGCTGCTGTTTTTCTTGCGTGAAGATCTTGGTTTGACAGGGACAAAGTACGGCTGCGGGGTTGCCGCCTGCGGTGCTTGCACTGTGCATGTCGACGGCGAAGCACAGTTTGCGTGTCAATTATATGTGGTCGATCTGGATGGCACAGAGATTACCACCATCGAAGGGTTGTCGGACGCTGGTGATCACCCTTTGCAGAAAGCATGGGTAGCAGAACAGGTGCCACAATGCGGGTACTGCCAATCGGGGCAGATTATGCGGGCGGCCACCCTGCTTGCCAGCAATCCCTCCCCCAGCCGCGACGAAATTCGCGACCATATGCGCCCGAACCTGTGCCGGTGCGGAACATACGCCACGATGACGCGCGCCATCGAACGCGCCGCCAGGGAGGCATGATGATGGACGGGACCCACGCAAGCAGCAAACCCTCACGCCGCAGCTTTCTGGCTGGCGGCGGAGCGTTGATCTTTGTCATCGCCGCTGATGGACAATTGTCGGCGCAGACGGTCGCAGACGACATGCCGATGCCCGCACCCAACATCTGGCTGCAGATCCGCCCCAGTGGTGCGGTACATATCACCTACCCCAACACGGAAATGGGGCAAGGCAGTTCTTCGGCCCTGCCAGCCATTCTGGCCGATGAGCTGGATGCCGATTGGGACGACGTGGTTGTCGAACAACTCAGCGACAATGACCTGCGTTACGGGGACTCCCGTTTTGGCGAGCCGCTGCTTTACACTGCGGGTAGCGGCACGGTTATTGCCTATATGACCAAGATGCGGCTTGCCGGTGCGCAAGCGCGCAAAACCATGATCGCGGCGGCCGCTGCACATTGGTCCGTGCCTGCGGAACGGCTGCGGACGGAGCCGGGCCGTGTCATTGACCCGGAAACGGGTCAAAGCCTGCCCTATGGTGATATTGCCGCAAACTGGACTGGCACGATTGCGATCCCGGATGTGACCGAGACAGACCTGAAAGACCCTGCAACGTTTCGCTATATTGGCAAGGATTTCGCGCGCCACGATGTCTTTGCGAAATCTACAGGGCAGGCAACATATGCCATCGACGTCCGTTTGCCGGATATGGTCTATGCTGCTGTCTTGCGTGCCCCGGTCGAAGGGGAAACAGTCCTGTCGATCGACGATGCAGATGCCCGTGCAATGCCTGGTGTCATTGATATCGTGCCGCTACCCGATGGTATCGCGGTGGTGGCCACCCATATCGAAAATGCCCTGATCGCCCGCGATATGTTGTCGGTCGCGTGGACGGAAACCTCGCCCTTCCGGACGGCGGATAGTGAGGCAGATCTGCAAAGCTATCTGACTGCGGCAATGGACCCGGCTACCGCCACTATTCCGTTTCGCGCTGCCGGTGATGCACCAGCGGCCATCGACGCGGCCCCGCGCCAGTTGGAACGCACCTATCTGTCTGACTACGCCTATCATGCACAGATGGAGCCAATGGCCGTTGTTGCGTCAGTCGATGATGATGGCAAAGGTGCCGATGTCTGGGCGGGCACACAAACCCAAACGCTGACCACCAAGACCATCATGGCAGTGTTGGGCACGTCGCAGGATCGCGTGCGATTGAATATGATGACCATGGGCGGCAGCTTTGGGCGTCGTGTCGAATTGATGCAAAACTATGTGCGCGATGCGCTGCTCGCATCAAAGGCCGTCGGCAAGCCGGTCAAGGTTATCTGGACCCGCGAAGATGACCTGAAGTTCGGCGCATTTCGCCCCATCGCTGCGCAAGTGATGCGTGCGGGGTTGACTGAGAATGGGCAGGTTACGGGCTGGCATCACCGCGTCGCGACCCCGTCTGTCATTGAATATTTCAATCCAGAACGGTGGGAAGCAGCCGCGCCACGCGACGGTATTTCGGTGTCCGGGTCGCAAAACCCCTATTACGGCATCCCGGATTTTCTGTCCGAACATGTCAAAACCGAACGCCGGGCGCGGATCATGCCATGGCGGGCGACCGCATCCAGCTACACGTTGTTTGCCGCGGAATCTTTCGTGGATGAGCTGGCCGCGGATGCCGGGCGCGATGTTGTGGACTTCCGGCGCGATCTGTTGGCGCAAAACCCGTCAGGCAGCGCGATGCTGGAACGGGTTCTGGAGATGTCGGATTGGGACCGACCGCGCACCGACACAGCCCTGGGTCTTGGGCTTGGGTTGCATTTCAGCAGCCACGGTCTTGCCGCTGTCGAGGTCTCGGTCGACCGGGATAGTGGCGCAATATCGGTACACAATATCTGGGGCGCGTTTGATCCGGGTTTGGTTGTGTCGCCGCAAAATGCACTGGCCCAGATCGAAGGCGGGCTGATGTTTGGCGTCAGCTGCGCACTGAAGGAAGAGCTGGTCATCAAGAACGGCGAAGTCGAGCAGAACAATTACTATGACTACGAAATTCTTCGGGCGGATCAGGCACCCAATATCGAACTGGAACTTATGCCCACCGGCGACAAACCAGGCGGGATTGGCGAGCTGTCGACAGGCATGGTCCCTGCGGCCATTGCCAATGCAATGTTCCGCCTGACCGGGCGGCGTTTGCGGCATCTGCCTTTCACCCCCGCGCGGGTGAAAGCGGCGCTCGCTTGAAGCTCAAAAACAACGACAGAGGATTTGACGATGGGTCACACATCTCTTTGCAAGGCCCTTTGTGCGGGTATCGCCATTCTATTGGCACCAGCAGCACAGGCACAAACGGCGGTCAGCGATCCAAGCTATTTGCAGCTGGTAGATCGGCTTGACCGTCCACAGGATGGGTATTGCCTGGATGTCGTTGGGTCCGGCGGGCGCTACGCCTTTGACCGGCCACTTGTGGTGCACAACTGCAAGCCCGGCCAGGCCGCGGATGAAATCGTCACACATATGAGCGATGGAAGCATCCGGTTTCCGGCCTTTGACCTGTGTCTGACCGCGATGGGCGGTGGGCGCACGGTCTTGCCCGGCATCAGCCTGGCATTGCGCGATTGCGGCGAAAACACCGGGATCAGCCTGCTCGAAGTCCAACAGCAGTTCCAGTTTCAGGCAGACGGCAAACTGAACCTCAAGGGCAGTGATCTGTGCCTCGTGGTTGGGCCGCGATCGGCTGAAACCGCAAGTTCAGCGCATCGCTGGCGGCCCATCTACATGGATGTCTGCGACACCGCCCCTACGGATCGCGCAACCTGGGCGCTGATCCCGCCAATGACCTAGCACGCAATACCCATTTCGCGACCGAACGACGAGAAAGGAAAGGCACAAAATGACCACCTACGACCGAATTTCGAGACTGAACCACTGGCTGACCGCATTGCTTTTTGTGGCGATGCTCGGCTTTGGTTATTTTCTGGCATATGGCGGCCTGGCGCTGCCTGAAAAACTGCCGCTCTTGAACAATCACAAGGCCATGGGCGTCCTTTTGTTGATCTTGGCCCTGTGGCGGGTCGGGTATCGGATGATCCAGGGCTTTGCAGAGCCTGTGGGAGCGTTGCCAGCCTGGCAGGAACGCGCGTCGACGGTCAGTCACAAGGTGCTGCTGGCCTGCGTCTTGCTGATGCCGGTGTCGGGCCTGACTCTGGCGGTTTTCTCGGGGATTCCGACAAATGTCTTTGGGCTGTTCACAATACCGGCGGTCGAAAAAGTCGACGCCATGGTGATCGGCGCGCGGATGGCGCACAAGATTGTAGCCTATTTGTTGACGATAACACTGGCCGTCCACATCGCCGCAGCCCTTAAGCATCATCTGGTTGATCAGGACAGAACGCTTTTGCGGATGCTGAAGGGTTAGCACATTCGCGCGTCAATCTTTCAGCGATGAAAAACGCGTGGAGGATCAGCCTGCGCGCCCACAAACAAAGGAAAACCCGCCGATGTCATCGGACAAAACACATGATGCTTCGGCGTCGCCCGGAACAGCCACGACAATTGCGGTCTTGGGTATCTCAAGCCTCACCATAATGGCCAACGCGACGATTGCACCGTCACTACCCGGCATGGCGGTGCACTTTGCCAATGTTCCGGAAGTCGAAGCGCTGCTTGGGCTGATGCTGAGCCTGCCATCGGTTGCGATCATCCTGTCTGCGGCATTGTTTGGTGTTATGGCAGAACGATTTGGGCGTATGCCAATGCTTATGATCGCGCTTTCGCTATATGCGATGGGGGGTGCGTCCGGGCTGTTTGCTGACACCATGACCAGTATCCTGATTGGTCGCATAGTGCTTGGGGTTGGGGTTGCCGGTACGATGACCATCGCCATGATGCTGGCGGGCGAGCTGTGGAACGGCCCGGCCCGTATGAAGTTCATGGGCAAACAATCCGCCACAATGAGCCTTGGGGGAGTTGTATTCATAACCTTCGGTGGGTTCTTGGCAGAAATCTCGTGGCGGGGGGCCTTCGCGTTGTATCTGCTGGCACTACCCGTCGCAGTTCTGGCGCTGATGTACATCAAACCGCAGCCAAAGCCACACAAACGTGCCGGTGGACAAAAAGTACCGCTGGATTGGGGTGTGTGTCTGAAAATCGGGGCGCTTGGGTTTATGACAATGGCGATCTTCTACGTCATTCCTGTGCGCCTTCCCTTTGTTTTGGCTGATATAGGGGTCACGTCGACAGCGGTATCGGGCATGATCCTTGCGTCAGTGACCTTGTCGGGTGTGCTGACGTCGATGAATTTTCAACGGATCGGCCGGGCGCTTTCGCCGATTGCGATCTATGCGGTTTGCTTCGGCTTGTTTGCAATCGGCTACGGGCTGATTGGCACGGCGACAACTGTTTTCCAGATTGTCATCGGGACGCTGACAACCGGGTTGGCGCTTGGTGCCATCATGCCAAACCAGAATTCCTGGCTGATGAGCGTGATAGCCCCCGAGGCGCGGGGGCGTGCCGCAGGGCTTATGACAACATTCGTTTTCCTGGGACAGTTTTGCGGCCCAATGTTCGCGGGGCTGCTTGGGATGTTTCTTTCCCTGAAAGGGATTTTCATCGCCTTCGCTTTGGTGGCTGCCAGTATTTCTGCGTTGTTGTTCTTTGTTGCGAGGATCAGCGCAGGCAATGCGGCAGCAAGTGCAGACCGCGTGTAGCTGACCTTTTTCCGCGATGCCAATTTGATCTGTTGTTGACATCATGTCCTAAATATATAATAAGCGTTGTTGATTATATGCAATCGACATTATGCGCGCAGGACACTGATCTTGCGCAGAGTGATCGTGGCTAACGGGAGGAGAAATCATGTTTGCTCAGGTTATCAAGGATGGTTGTTTTGTCGCTGCGCTCAGCGCCGTGCAGCTGATGCTACCGGGACTGGCATCTGCCGAAACCAAGTTGATCGACACACCGTCTGGCACTTATACAGCGGATGCCAACCACACCACGTTGGCATTCAAAGTCGGGCATATTGGCCTGTCGACCTACGTGGCGCGATTTATTGGGGTGGAGTCGACCATTGCGTTGAATGCAGACGACCCCACACAGTCGCATGTTGAACTGACAGTTGATCCGTTATCCATCAAGGCCGACTATGCCGGAGACTACAGCGCCATTTACCCTGACTCGACTTTCGCGGGCTGGGACGAACATCTGGCCAAGCACGAAAACTTCTTTCAAGCCGACACCTTCCCCGAGATTTCCTTTGTATCGACATCCATAGAGCCAACGGGCGACAATACGGGTATCGTCAAGGGTGAGCTGACGATGCTGGGCAAAACGCTGCCGCTGGACATGGACGTCACGTTCAATGGGGCGCTGGCGCAGCATCCGTTCATTCCCGGCTATGCCGTGGTCGGCTTTTCCGCAACCGGCACCGTGAAACGGTCGGACTACGGGATGACGTTCCTGCTTGAGCCACCCTTCGTGACGGATGAGGTCATGATCGAATTCGAAACCGAATATCTGATGCCAAACGCGTCGTAACAACCCTGCTGGACACAGCCAAAGCAAAGGACACTCCAATGACAAAAATTGCCGCGGTACAGGCTGCTCCAGAATGGCTGGATGCAAAGGGCACGACCGACAAGACCATCGCATTGATCGAACAGGCCGGCCGGCAAGATATTCGGCTGCTGGGGTTCGGTGAGTCGTGGTTACCTGGCTATCCACATATGATCTTTCTCCATCCGCCGATGGAAACGATGCCAATGGTGATGAAATATCGCGAGAATGCGATCTGCATTGATGGCCCCGAGATGAAGGCCATTCGCGAAGCCTGTGAACGGGCGGGCGTCTGGGTCATGCTGGGATTTGCCGAGCGTGACAAGGGCAGCATTTATGCAGCCCAGGCCTTGATTGATGATCATGGAAACCTGCGCATGACCCGCCGCAAGCTGCGCCCGACCCATATGGAAAGGACAGTTTGGGGCGAAGGGCCCGCGACCGATATCAAGGTCGTTGAAACCCCCTTTGCGACTGTCGGGGGGCTGGTGTGCTTTGAGAATGTGCAGCCGATCATGCGCCATGGCATGTACGCCTTGGGTGAGCAGATCCACGTGGCCTGCTGGCCGTCCTTTGGTCTGTTCAAGGGGCTGCGCAAGACCTATGCCTTCTCGAAGGAAGCCAATCTGAACGAATGCTTCAGCTACGCGTTGCAGGGCCAGTGTTTCGTAATTGCGGCCAACTCGATCATTCGCCCCGAAGATATTGATACCGTCACCATGGGCAATGACGCGCTGAAGGAATTCATCCAGCCCGGCGGTGGTGCGGCTGCTGTCTATGGCCCGGACGGATACCGGCTTACCGAGCCGCTGGACGAGCACGAAGATGGCTTTGCAATTGCCGAGTTTGATGCATCCTATATCGAAAAAGCCAAGATCTTTGCCGATCCGGCTGGCCACTACTTCCGCCCGGACGTCGCGAAGCATATTTTTGAGGGCAAGAACACGTCAGTCGTGGCGCAGGACGCGGCTGATCAGCCTGATCCCGAACGGCTGACTGCGGCGGACTAACCCGCCGCAGCCTTTGCGCTATCAGAGCACGCCGTCACAAACTGTCGACTGGCGTGCTTTCACCTTCGAGGATGATGTCAATGAACCGGTCGAATTCCTTGCGCTGCGACTTCGACAGCTTGTCAAGGAAGCGGGCCCTATTTTTCTCGACCATCGGAACACATTGATTAAGCAAATCAATGCCCTTCGGGGTAAGTTTCAATAGACGTGATCGTCCGTCCAGCGCGTCCAGCACCTGATCTATCAGACCCTCTTTGCGCATCTGGACCAGCACACGCGACGTTGCCTGACGCGTCACGCCGATATAATCGGCCAGTTCCGATGACGTACTGATCTTGCTTAGTCCGATACTTGCAAGGACGCACCATTTCATCCGGGTCAAACCAATCTCGGCCAGCTGGCTTTCAAGCCGGGTCTGTATCAGCCGGGAAATACGCGACAGACGATATCCGGCGCTGAGGTGCAGCCGATAATCAGTGTCTAGCAGCCCTTCCACGACAAACTCCTTTGCTGCTTGGTTCATGTTCTTTTTCTACTTTCTGTTCGAGTTGTTGCGGCGAGTCTAAACCACCAAATGGTCGCTGGCCAACTAATATCTCACCAACATATAATAACCAATGTAGATTATAACTTGACAGTATAATACTACATTAGCATTGTAAGCACCATCAAATCCGGCACCGAGTCGGACCAGGAATGAGGGATATGCGGCTTTGTCCACGTGGACGGCACGCATTCTGTTTGGGAGG
This region includes:
- a CDS encoding helix-turn-helix domain-containing protein → MQKNPDAADVARNMIVGIARNGVGPRQIPMHSHKRGQLVFTERGSITFQSQDGIFVVPSNRAVWVPPNCKHGAFFPRQFAFRGIFFAPELCRDLPERCSVVQVDPLTRALINEVSDMDWEYDADGPDHRLCLVLIDRIRVLPDAPLSLPDVHDPQIRLVTEHLKDEPGDENEIAHWAAMAGMSERSFARKFRAATHMSFGEWRKQLKVVKAIEGLALGDSVSTIAYRLGYNTPSSFSTMFIKATGLSPSNYFD
- a CDS encoding (2Fe-2S)-binding protein, with translation MSKFTLNGKVIEADVSDDIRLLFFLREDLGLTGTKYGCGVAACGACTVHVDGEAQFACQLYVVDLDGTEITTIEGLSDAGDHPLQKAWVAEQVPQCGYCQSGQIMRAATLLASNPSPSRDEIRDHMRPNLCRCGTYATMTRAIERAAREA
- a CDS encoding molybdopterin cofactor-binding domain-containing protein, with amino-acid sequence MMDGTHASSKPSRRSFLAGGGALIFVIAADGQLSAQTVADDMPMPAPNIWLQIRPSGAVHITYPNTEMGQGSSSALPAILADELDADWDDVVVEQLSDNDLRYGDSRFGEPLLYTAGSGTVIAYMTKMRLAGAQARKTMIAAAAAHWSVPAERLRTEPGRVIDPETGQSLPYGDIAANWTGTIAIPDVTETDLKDPATFRYIGKDFARHDVFAKSTGQATYAIDVRLPDMVYAAVLRAPVEGETVLSIDDADARAMPGVIDIVPLPDGIAVVATHIENALIARDMLSVAWTETSPFRTADSEADLQSYLTAAMDPATATIPFRAAGDAPAAIDAAPRQLERTYLSDYAYHAQMEPMAVVASVDDDGKGADVWAGTQTQTLTTKTIMAVLGTSQDRVRLNMMTMGGSFGRRVELMQNYVRDALLASKAVGKPVKVIWTREDDLKFGAFRPIAAQVMRAGLTENGQVTGWHHRVATPSVIEYFNPERWEAAAPRDGISVSGSQNPYYGIPDFLSEHVKTERRARIMPWRATASSYTLFAAESFVDELAADAGRDVVDFRRDLLAQNPSGSAMLERVLEMSDWDRPRTDTALGLGLGLHFSSHGLAAVEVSVDRDSGAISVHNIWGAFDPGLVVSPQNALAQIEGGLMFGVSCALKEELVIKNGEVEQNNYYDYEILRADQAPNIELELMPTGDKPGGIGELSTGMVPAAIANAMFRLTGRRLRHLPFTPARVKAALA
- a CDS encoding ricin-type beta-trefoil lectin domain protein, with amino-acid sequence MGHTSLCKALCAGIAILLAPAAQAQTAVSDPSYLQLVDRLDRPQDGYCLDVVGSGGRYAFDRPLVVHNCKPGQAADEIVTHMSDGSIRFPAFDLCLTAMGGGRTVLPGISLALRDCGENTGISLLEVQQQFQFQADGKLNLKGSDLCLVVGPRSAETASSAHRWRPIYMDVCDTAPTDRATWALIPPMT
- a CDS encoding cytochrome b, with product MTTYDRISRLNHWLTALLFVAMLGFGYFLAYGGLALPEKLPLLNNHKAMGVLLLILALWRVGYRMIQGFAEPVGALPAWQERASTVSHKVLLACVLLMPVSGLTLAVFSGIPTNVFGLFTIPAVEKVDAMVIGARMAHKIVAYLLTITLAVHIAAALKHHLVDQDRTLLRMLKG
- a CDS encoding MFS transporter — its product is MAVHFANVPEVEALLGLMLSLPSVAIILSAALFGVMAERFGRMPMLMIALSLYAMGGASGLFADTMTSILIGRIVLGVGVAGTMTIAMMLAGELWNGPARMKFMGKQSATMSLGGVVFITFGGFLAEISWRGAFALYLLALPVAVLALMYIKPQPKPHKRAGGQKVPLDWGVCLKIGALGFMTMAIFYVIPVRLPFVLADIGVTSTAVSGMILASVTLSGVLTSMNFQRIGRALSPIAIYAVCFGLFAIGYGLIGTATTVFQIVIGTLTTGLALGAIMPNQNSWLMSVIAPEARGRAAGLMTTFVFLGQFCGPMFAGLLGMFLSLKGIFIAFALVAASISALLFFVARISAGNAAASADRV
- a CDS encoding YceI family protein; this encodes MFAQVIKDGCFVAALSAVQLMLPGLASAETKLIDTPSGTYTADANHTTLAFKVGHIGLSTYVARFIGVESTIALNADDPTQSHVELTVDPLSIKADYAGDYSAIYPDSTFAGWDEHLAKHENFFQADTFPEISFVSTSIEPTGDNTGIVKGELTMLGKTLPLDMDVTFNGALAQHPFIPGYAVVGFSATGTVKRSDYGMTFLLEPPFVTDEVMIEFETEYLMPNAS
- a CDS encoding carbon-nitrogen hydrolase family protein produces the protein MTKIAAVQAAPEWLDAKGTTDKTIALIEQAGRQDIRLLGFGESWLPGYPHMIFLHPPMETMPMVMKYRENAICIDGPEMKAIREACERAGVWVMLGFAERDKGSIYAAQALIDDHGNLRMTRRKLRPTHMERTVWGEGPATDIKVVETPFATVGGLVCFENVQPIMRHGMYALGEQIHVACWPSFGLFKGLRKTYAFSKEANLNECFSYALQGQCFVIAANSIIRPEDIDTVTMGNDALKEFIQPGGGAAAVYGPDGYRLTEPLDEHEDGFAIAEFDASYIEKAKIFADPAGHYFRPDVAKHIFEGKNTSVVAQDAADQPDPERLTAAD
- a CDS encoding MarR family winged helix-turn-helix transcriptional regulator, which codes for MNQAAKEFVVEGLLDTDYRLHLSAGYRLSRISRLIQTRLESQLAEIGLTRMKWCVLASIGLSKISTSSELADYIGVTRQATSRVLVQMRKEGLIDQVLDALDGRSRLLKLTPKGIDLLNQCVPMVEKNRARFLDKLSKSQRKEFDRFIDIILEGESTPVDSL